A segment of the Atribacteraceae bacterium genome:
GTCCAATGACAAGTATCTGTTGGAATACGAAGGTGAGAAGGTCATTGGCGGACTGGATTTGGTCATGAAAAGCACTGGAGCGGAAACAGGGATCCTGGCCATGAAGAAGGATTCTGCTTGGTTGGCTGATCGTCTTCGGGAAATCATCGGTCAGCGCGATGGTCTGCGGCTCTTTCCGGTAGATGATTATTACCCGGCCGGAGATGAACACCTGTTGGTTTGGGAGGTAGCCGGCCGTCAGATACCCCCGGGTGATATCCCGCTCTCGGTGGGATGCTTGGTTCTCAATGTGGAGACGCTGGCCAACGTGTACCGGGCCTCCCAGGGCGAATCGGTCACCCGGCGAACCCTCAGCTGTGCCGGCGCGGTCCGGCAACCATCAGTGGTGCGGGCCCGGCTCGGTATGGCCATGCAGGAGATTATTGAGTTGTGTGGCGGTCCTACCGTCGAAGATTATTGTCTCGTGGTGGGAGGACCGATGATGGGAACGATCGAGTTCGACCCGTTGTCTCCGGTGACCAAGACCACCGCCGGGTTGATCGTGCTGCCCCGGGATCACTCGCTGGTGCGCAAGCGAACCCTCCCCCTCTCCTTCATCGTCAAACAGAGCAAAGCGGCCTGTTGTCAGTGTACTTACTGTACAGAGCTGTGTCCGAGATATCTGTTGGGCCATCCGCTGCTTCCCCATAAAATAATGAGACAGATCAACCTGGGGCTCGATATTCCCCAGGAGGTCATACAGAACGCTTTCTTGTGCAGTGAGTGCGGCTTGTGTGAAGTCTACGCCTGTCCGATGGAACTCTCGCCGCGCATAATAAACCAGACGATCAAGAGGCAGTTGACCCAGGCTGGTTTTCAGCCGCGATATTCCACTGCGGCAGGGTCGGTGGGAGAAACCTTCCGTTACCGAAAAATTCCCTCTTCAGTGGTCAGAAACCGCCTGCAACTGATGCACTACCCGGCTCATCCCCTTTCACCGGTTTTGGAGACCGATCCTGCCC
Coding sequences within it:
- a CDS encoding 4Fe-4S dicluster domain-containing protein; translated protein: MDLVKAVKDMGVVGAGGGGFPTHLKIRSPLTMVIGNGSECEPLLSNDKYLLEYEGEKVIGGLDLVMKSTGAETGILAMKKDSAWLADRLREIIGQRDGLRLFPVDDYYPAGDEHLLVWEVAGRQIPPGDIPLSVGCLVLNVETLANVYRASQGESVTRRTLSCAGAVRQPSVVRARLGMAMQEIIELCGGPTVEDYCLVVGGPMMGTIEFDPLSPVTKTTAGLIVLPRDHSLVRKRTLPLSFIVKQSKAACCQCTYCTELCPRYLLGHPLLPHKIMRQINLGLDIPQEVIQNAFLCSECGLCEVYACPMELSPRIINQTIKRQLTQAGFQPRYSTAAGSVGETFRYRKIPSSVVRNRLQLMHYPAHPLSPVLETDPA